The genomic interval ACCAGCTCGGCGCCGCAGAACAGGCCCTTGCCGCGCACGTCGCCGATGACCTTGTGCTTTTCCATCAGCGCGTTGAGGTTCGCCAGCGTGCGCTCGCCCATGGCGACGGTGTTGTCGAGCAGGCCCTCGTCCTCGATGATGCGCATGTTCTCGATCGCCGCCACCGGCCCCGAGGTGCAGCCGCCGAAGGTCGAGATGTCGCGGAAGAAGCTCATGCCGTCCTCGGGCGCGTCCTTGAACATCTCGAAGACGCGTTCGGTGGTGACGGTGCAGGAGATCGCCGCATAGCCCGAGGCGACGCCCTTGGCCATGGTGACGAAATCCGGCTCGATCCCGTATTGCTGATAGCCGAACCAGGTGCCGGTGCGGCCAAGCCCGCAGACCACCTCGTCGATATGCAGCAGGATGTCGTATTTGCGGCAGATCTCCTGCACGCGTTGCCAATAGCCTTCGGGCGGGGTGATGACGCCGCCGCCGGCCGTCACCGGCTCCAGCACGAGGCAACCCACGGTATCGGGGCCTTCGCGCAGGATCACCTCCTCGATGGCGTCGGCGGCGCGCTCGCCATAGTTTTCCACGTCCCATTGCTTGCGGTATTCAAGGCAATGCGGCACGCGCACGAAGCCGTCGGGGAAGGGACCGTAGGCGATGGCGCGCTGGTCCTGGCCGCTGGTCGCCAGCGTGCCGATGGTGGTGCCGTGATAGTCGCGGTCGCGATAGAGGATCTTCCATTTCTTGCCGCCATGGTGGCGCGCCGCGATCTGGCGCACCATCTTGTAGACCTTCTCGTTCGCCTCGGAGCCCGAGTTCGAGTAATAGACCCGGGTCATGCCCGGCATCTTCTCGATCAGCTTTCGGGCGAAGACGGCGCCCGGCACGGTGCCGGCGGCGCCTGCGTAATAGTTCAGCTTGACCAGCTGGTCGCGGATCGCATTGGCGATGCTTTCGCGGCCGTAGCCCACGTTCACGGTCCAGACGCCGCCCGAGACGGCATCGAGGAACTCGCGCCCGGTGGCGTCCCACAGCCGCATGCCCTTGCCCTCGACGAAGACGCGCGGGTCGATGGTCTCATACTGCTTGTGCTGGCTGAGGTGGTGCCAGACATGGGCGCGGTCGGCGGCCACCACATGCGACATGTCGTTGGGGTTCAGATCGAGCGTCATGGCCGGACTCCTGCGCAAAGGGGTTTTCTTCTGACTGCGCCCGAACGCGGCAAAGCGATAGAGCCAGATTGTGCCAATACATGGGGCCAGTTTGGCGAGCCTGGGCCGAATCGGATGCGGTGGCAGGCCCTTGTCGCGCATTTCCACGCGGCCGCTTTTGCGGATGCGAAAGTATTGCTGCGTCGCAGAAACAGTTAACAGATTGATTTAAAACTGAAATATTTAGAGCGCAAGGCGAGACCGCTTATAGACAGATAATCATATCTATCCGTATAGTTTTGAAAGTTGCCTCCCAAGAACCAATGCAACGCCAACAACAGGGTTTGCTCATGCTCAATCGTCGCCGTTTCCTGACCACATCCACGCTGGCCGCGGCCTCGCTCGCCGCGCCGGGGCTTGTCACCCGCGCCCTTGCCCAGGGCGAGGCGCTGAAGATCGGCGTGCCGGTGCCGATCTCGGGCGCCTTCGCGGCCAACGGCAAATTCGCCACCATCGGCGCGGTGATGGCCGCCGAAGAGGTCGCGGCCGCGCATGGCGTGCAGGTCTCGACCCTCGACCTCGATACCGAGGGAAAGCCCGCGACCGCGGTGCGCAAGGTGCAGGATGCGCTGGCGCAGGACGGGGTGAAGCTGTTCGCGGGCGGCATCCTCTCGTCGGAATCGCTGGCCATGGGCAAGGAGGTCGAGCGCGGCGGCGGCGCCTTCATGACCACCGCCGGCGCCGACGAGATCACCGGCGTCGATTGCAATAAGGCCACTTTCCGCTGGTCGGTGCCGACCTATGGCGCCATCAACGAAACCGTGCGCCCGATCATCGACGCGCTGCCCGATGCCAAGAAATGGTATACGATCACCCCGCAATATGTCTTTGGCGACGGGCTGCTGAACGCCGCCAAGGATGTGTTCGCGGAAAAGGGCATCGAGCATGTCGGCAACAGCTACCATTCGCTGACCGACAAGGAATTTTCCGGCTACCTGACCAATGCCATCGCCGCGCAGCCCGACGTGCTCTTGCTGCTGAACTTCGGCGCGCAAAGCTCGGACACGCTGCGGCAGGCGGTCAGCTTTGGCCTCAAGCAGCGCATGACCATCGTCGTCGCCTGGGCCTCGGGGCTGGAGCAGTTCGAGGCGCTGGGGCCGGATATCTGCGAAGGCGTCTATTTCGGCGCGCAATACTGGCACGGCGCCGATTCGGCGCTGAACCGCGAGCTGGTCGCCAAGGTGCAGGAAAAGCACGGCTTCAACCCGAACTATTCCTTTGCCGGTTCTTATATCTGCGCGAAACTGCTGCTGGAGGCGGCGGTCAAGGCCGGCTCGCCGGATGGGGCGGGCGTCGCCGCGGCGCTGAACGGGCTGAAATACCAGGGCCTGACCGGCGAGGAAGAGATCCGCGCCGCCGACCACCAGGTCATCAAGGACTACTACCTGCTCAAGGGCAAGGCCAAGGCCGACATGGCCGACAAGGACGATTACGCCGAGATCATCAGCGCCGGCAAATCCTTCCTTGCGCCAGAGGATGCCGGCTGCGCCATGCCCGCCTGATTCCCCGCCTCCCCGCGCGATTGCGGTCGCGCGGGACCTTTTCGCCCGGTTTTAGGGAGAAGCCCGTGATCTACCTTTTCCAGGTTCTGAACGGCATCGGTCTGGGGATGCTGTAT from Paracoccus sp. MA carries:
- the tpa gene encoding hypotaurine--pyruvate aminotransferase Tpa → MTLDLNPNDMSHVVAADRAHVWHHLSQHKQYETIDPRVFVEGKGMRLWDATGREFLDAVSGGVWTVNVGYGRESIANAIRDQLVKLNYYAGAAGTVPGAVFARKLIEKMPGMTRVYYSNSGSEANEKVYKMVRQIAARHHGGKKWKILYRDRDYHGTTIGTLATSGQDQRAIAYGPFPDGFVRVPHCLEYRKQWDVENYGERAADAIEEVILREGPDTVGCLVLEPVTAGGGVITPPEGYWQRVQEICRKYDILLHIDEVVCGLGRTGTWFGYQQYGIEPDFVTMAKGVASGYAAISCTVTTERVFEMFKDAPEDGMSFFRDISTFGGCTSGPVAAIENMRIIEDEGLLDNTVAMGERTLANLNALMEKHKVIGDVRGKGLFCGAELVSDRATKEPMDEKKVQAVVADCLAQGVIIGATNRSLPGFNNTLCLSPALIATADDIDRITDAIDNALTKVFA
- a CDS encoding ABC transporter substrate-binding protein, which codes for MLNRRRFLTTSTLAAASLAAPGLVTRALAQGEALKIGVPVPISGAFAANGKFATIGAVMAAEEVAAAHGVQVSTLDLDTEGKPATAVRKVQDALAQDGVKLFAGGILSSESLAMGKEVERGGGAFMTTAGADEITGVDCNKATFRWSVPTYGAINETVRPIIDALPDAKKWYTITPQYVFGDGLLNAAKDVFAEKGIEHVGNSYHSLTDKEFSGYLTNAIAAQPDVLLLLNFGAQSSDTLRQAVSFGLKQRMTIVVAWASGLEQFEALGPDICEGVYFGAQYWHGADSALNRELVAKVQEKHGFNPNYSFAGSYICAKLLLEAAVKAGSPDGAGVAAALNGLKYQGLTGEEEIRAADHQVIKDYYLLKGKAKADMADKDDYAEIISAGKSFLAPEDAGCAMPA